The Candidatus Krumholzibacteriia bacterium region GGTCAGGACGAGGCGGTCGACCGTGTGAGCGATGCCGTCCTGCGCGCGCGGGCGGGGATCAAGGATCCCAACCGGCCCATCGGCAGCTTCCTGTTCCTCGGGCCCACCGGCGTGGGCAAGACCGAGCTGGCGCGCACGCTGGCCGCCACCTTGTTCGACACCGAGGACAACATGGTCCGGCTGGACATGTCGGAGTACATGGAGAAGCACACCGTGTCGCGCATGCTCGGCGCGCCTCCGGGCTACGTGGGCTTCGAGGAGGGCGGGCAGCTCACCGAGGCGGTGCGGCGCAAGCCCTACAGCGTGCTGCTCTTCGACGAGATCGAGAAGGCGCACCCCGACGTGTTCAACGTGTTGCTGCAGATCCTCGACGACGGACGCGTGACCGACAGCCACGGGCGCACCGTCGACTTCAAGAACACCGTGATCATCATGACCTCGAACCTCGGCTCGCAGGACCTGCTCGAGAGCGTCACGGAGCGCGGCACGGTGACCGAGGACGCAAGGCGTCGCGTGACCTCGCAGCTGCGTTCGGCGTTCCGCCCGGAGTTCCTCAACCGCATCGACGACACGGTGATCTTCGAGCCGCTGCAGCTCGCAGAGATCGAGCAGATCGTCGAGTTGCTGGTGGAGGACCTGCGGCGGCGCCTGGACGACCGCAGTCTGGGATTGGAGCTGACCGACGCCGCGCGTTCGTTGATCGCCCGCGAGGGCTTCGACCCGGTCTTCGGGGCGCGGCCGCTCAAGCGACACCTGCAGCGCGAGGTCGAGACTCCGATCGCGCGGCTGCTGGTCGCAGGGCAGCCGGTCGAGGGCAGCGTGGTGCGGATCGACGTCGTCGACGGCGAGCTGTCGGTCACCGCACAGGACTCCGGTTGACGCTCTCGCGCGCCGCTCCGTACCTTGGGAACGAGGGCCTGCGTTCGTGACCCCAGCCCGGATGGGACATCCCATGAACCGCTTCCACCGGCGTGTCCCACGGCGGTCTTCCTGGTGGTTGGTGCTCGTGCTGCTCTTCGCCGTCAGTTGCGGTGACGACAGCGGTACGGGACCGACCACGACCTCTCCGGTCCGCTTCGAGCCGGAACCGGGACCCGTGTCGATCTCGGCCGTCGACTCCTTGCTGTTCGAGGTCTACCTGGGAGATCAGGCGAAGGAGGCCACCTTCGCCGTCGACGGGGTCGACGTCGCCACCGCTGCCGTCTTCGAGTTCGTCCCCGGAGAACTCGGCCCCGTCGAGATCACGGCACGGGTCGAGGTCGACGGCCGGGTCCAGACCGCGACGTGGACGGTGGAGGTCGGCGAGGGGGATCTGCGTCCGACCCCCGCGGTGGACGTCCTGATCGCGAGCGAGGGGTCGGCGCCCGGCAGTATCGATCTGATCTGGGAACGCCCGGCGAGCAGCCGCACCGACGTGGACATCGTCGCCTACGAGATCGCCTATCGGCTCGGCGATCTTCCCGTCGAGGACTTCGACGATGCGATCCAGCGAACCGTCGACGATTCCGTCGGGCCCATCATCCAGAGACTGCGGCTCGACGGCCTGGCCGAGCGCGAGAGCTACACCGTCCGGATCCGCGCCATCGACCGCGTCGGGCGACGCTCGCAACCGAGCACGGCTGCGGTCACCGACGCGACGGGACGCTACCGCTTCCACGGAGTGGTCGAGGGATTGCGGCTCGGGCGGCCGGTCGAAGCGCTGGAGGGCGTGGTCCTGTCGGTCGGCGACCGCTTCGTCGTGACCGACGCCGCGGGCCGTTTCGACATGCCGGCGTTGCCCGACACCGGCGACGTCACCCTGCGCGCGGTGGAGCAGTCGGGAGCCCAGTACTACGAACTCGAGATCCATCCGCTCGAGCCCGTCGACCAGCAGTTCGACCTGGTCATGCTTCAGAAAGGGGTCGTGGAGATCCCGGGCGGTGATCCCGGGGCGATCTCACGTCTGGAGTTCCTGCGGATCATGACCGCGAACGAGGAGATCCGTGACGGTGTCTCGTACCCGTTCTACGGTTGGGACCCGGATCTCTATCCGGTGCCGGTGTACGTGCATCCCTACGTGCACGACGCATCGGGACAGCTCGTCGGCGAGCGCCAGGGAGAGCGCGTGGACTACGTGCAGGGGTTCGAGGCCGCGGTCGCTGCCTGGAACGATGCAGCGGGCGAGGAACTCATGCGCATCGTGCACGTCGACGAGCCCTTCGACCCGCAGAATCCTCCGCCGTACGGCGCCTACTACACTGCCGACATCGAGTCGAGCAATCCACTGGGGACCAACGTGCTCGAACGGCCCCTCGGTGGGCAACTCTTCCGGACCGAGCCGCAGGTGATCCGGCTGCGTCTCCAGGCGGCGTTCAACTTCAACGACGTCGCGCTGAAGGTGATCGTCCACGAGCTGGGACACACGGTCGGATTGCGACACGACAGCCCGGCGCCGCCGGAGCACCATCTCATGGTCGCCACGATCCGCTCGAACAACCGCGACGCTCCTCACCCCGAGGAGGCGCTGGTCGCGCGTTTCCTGCGTCACGCCACGGGCCGGATCGAGGCCCAGTGGCTGGTCGATCCCTCGGAGGAGGCCCCGTGAGCCGCGTGCTCGTCGTCGGACACGCCTGTGTGGATCTGATCACTCGCCTCTCCCGGCGGCCCGGTACCGACGAGAAGCTCGAGGCCGAGGTCGCGTGGTTCGGTGGTGGAGGTCCGGGCGCCAATGCTGCCGTGGCCCTGCGTCGACTCGGACACGAGGTGTCGCTCGCCGCCCGTCTCGGGCGGGATCCGGCCGGAGGCGTCGCCGAGCGCGAACTCCTGGACGAAGGCGTGGATCTCCTCGAGCCGCGCGCGGAAGGGACGACGTCGCTCGCCCAGATCCAGGTGGTGGGGGAAGAGCGCAGCATTGCCTGGAAGCGGGGCGACACTCCGCCCCTCGACCCCGACGCGGACACCGTCGACGCCTGGTTCGAGGGAGTCGACCTGCTCTACGTCGACGGTCACGAACGCGGGTGCGCGCACCGTGTGGTGCGACGGGCGGTCGAACGGGGCGTTCCGGTGATGGCCGACCTCGGCACCCTGCGCGAGGGCGTGGAGGAGTGGCTGCCCCATCTGGTGTGGGCGGTCGGCTCGGAGCGTTTCGGGCGCGCCCTGTCGGGTGGATCCGAGGACCCGGACGCGTGGCTCGACGCGCTGTCCGCGGCCGCGTCGTCCGCGATCGGCGTGGGGACCACGCGGGGACGGCGCGGCGGGATCGCCCGGGTCGGGGACCGCAGGCTGCGCTGGGGACCCCGAAAGGTCCGCGTCCGCGACACGACGGCGGCCGGAGATGCCTTCCACGCCGGGCTCGCCGACGCCTACCTGCACGAGCGCGACCCCGAGGCCTCGCTGCAGTGGGCCGCGGCGGTGGGTGCATCGGTGTGTCGCGACCTCGGCGGAAGGCAGATGCTCCCGCGCGACCGTACACGCATGGAGGCCTTCGAGCGGGCCTGGCCGGAACTCGATCCCGACCGCTAGGGAATCGCCACCATGTAGCCGATCCAGCCCTCGCAGGCGGGCCCTTCCTCGTCGCGCGAGAACACTCCGTTGCCGTCGCCCTCGTCGTCGAACTCCTCGAAGAAGGTGCGGACCTCGCGGAAGCCCACCTCGTGCAGGATGTCGCGCAGCTCGGGCGGTGTGTACAGGCGCCAGCTGTACTCGAAGGCCTCGGCCAGTTCGCTGCCGTCCCGGAAGCGGAAGTGGATGAAGCAATCCATGTGACCCGTGGCGGGATGGAAGGTCCGCTGCTCCCACACGTAGGTGTAGTCGCCGTCCTCGATCTCTCGCTCTTCCTCCATCTCGACGAAGGCATCGCTGCCACCGTAGAGATCGATCACGAAGATCCCCCGGTCGGACAGACCACGGCGGCACTTGGCGAAGTAGTCCTTCAGCTCGGACCGCCGCTCGAGGATCTGGTAGGAGAAGTTGTGCGCACAGCGCACGTCGGCGGGCCGGTCGGCGGGATCGCGGACGTCGCCTTCGTGGAGACGGATCCGGTCGGCGGCATCGCCGAGCGGGGCCAGATGACGAACCCGCCCCCAGTCGAGCACCTCGGTGTCGATGTCGAAGCCCTCGGCCGTCGCGTCGGGGTGGCGTCGTACCCATTCGGCGCACATCGCCGCCGTACCGCAGAAGTCTTCACGGAAGTGGCGCGGAGAGCCGTCCTCGCCGTAGACCTCGTGCCAGGCGTGCAGCAGGAAATCGACGTCGGAGGCGCAGTCCTGGACCGCACGTTCGTACAGGTCGTGGCGATCCGCGGTCTCGGCCATGGGCACGGCGGGCACACGGTCCTTCTTCTTCTTCCCCTTCTTGTGCTTCTTCTT contains the following coding sequences:
- a CDS encoding AAA family ATPase gives rise to the protein LPDKAIDLVDEACASLRTEIESMPAELDDLTRKVMRLEIEEAALKKESDPASQQRLESLRRELADLRSQADAMRAQWEDETNAIERVRDLRHTIEMTRRDIEQAERSYDLERAAELQHGRLPALERQLAEEQEKVEQQAGAEGTLVREEVGEEEIAEIVARWTHIPVTRLVEGEREKLLRLPTILHERVIGQDEAVDRVSDAVLRARAGIKDPNRPIGSFLFLGPTGVGKTELARTLAATLFDTEDNMVRLDMSEYMEKHTVSRMLGAPPGYVGFEEGGQLTEAVRRKPYSVLLFDEIEKAHPDVFNVLLQILDDGRVTDSHGRTVDFKNTVIIMTSNLGSQDLLESVTERGTVTEDARRRVTSQLRSAFRPEFLNRIDDTVIFEPLQLAEIEQIVELLVEDLRRRLDDRSLGLELTDAARSLIAREGFDPVFGARPLKRHLQREVETPIARLLVAGQPVEGSVVRIDVVDGELSVTAQDSG
- a CDS encoding class I SAM-dependent methyltransferase; translation: MSKGTKSDRRPKQDAKTNGSAKNGGKKKHKKGKKKKDRVPAVPMAETADRHDLYERAVQDCASDVDFLLHAWHEVYGEDGSPRHFREDFCGTAAMCAEWVRRHPDATAEGFDIDTEVLDWGRVRHLAPLGDAADRIRLHEGDVRDPADRPADVRCAHNFSYQILERRSELKDYFAKCRRGLSDRGIFVIDLYGGSDAFVEMEEEREIEDGDYTYVWEQRTFHPATGHMDCFIHFRFRDGSELAEAFEYSWRLYTPPELRDILHEVGFREVRTFFEEFDDEGDGNGVFSRDEEGPACEGWIGYMVAIP
- a CDS encoding carbohydrate kinase family protein is translated as MSRVLVVGHACVDLITRLSRRPGTDEKLEAEVAWFGGGGPGANAAVALRRLGHEVSLAARLGRDPAGGVAERELLDEGVDLLEPRAEGTTSLAQIQVVGEERSIAWKRGDTPPLDPDADTVDAWFEGVDLLYVDGHERGCAHRVVRRAVERGVPVMADLGTLREGVEEWLPHLVWAVGSERFGRALSGGSEDPDAWLDALSAAASSAIGVGTTRGRRGGIARVGDRRLRWGPRKVRVRDTTAAGDAFHAGLADAYLHERDPEASLQWAAAVGASVCRDLGGRQMLPRDRTRMEAFERAWPELDPDR